The following nucleotide sequence is from Komagataeibacter medellinensis NBRC 3288.
GACGGTCTTGCCCGACCCGGTCTGGGCGGAAACAAGCAGGTCGCGCCCTTCGGCGGCAACATCCAGAACGGCAGTCTGGACAGGAGTGGGATTATCGTACCCACGCTCGTCCAGCGCGCGTTGCAGGGCGGGGTGGGTTTCAGGAAACGACATGTATCGGGCAATCCGGACAAAGCATGAAGAACATGGGCGACGCAGGAAGGAAACTGGCCGCCGGCCCGTGTTCATGCGTCAGGGAGAACGCCGGTCCATAAAGAATGATTGCTCCAAAAGCCAGAAATAATAAACGGGCAGGGCATTTTACGCTGTCTGCCCGCAACCTTCAGGGCACCAGAACGGCCGCCCCTTCAAAGCGACCATGGCGCAGGTCATCCAGTGCCTTGTTGGCATCACGCAGGGGATAGGGGGTTGTTGTCGTGCGGATTCCCACCCGTGGCACGATTTCCAGAAAGTCCAGCCCGTCCTGTCGCGTCAGGTTGGCGACCGATACAATCTGGCGTTCCTCCCACAGCAGGTCATACGAAAAAGCGGGGATTTCACTCATATGGATGCCCGCGCATACCACGCGCCCGGCCTTGTGCACGGCCTTCAGCGCCGCAGGTACCAGCGCGCCCACGGGGGCGAAGATGATGGTGGCGTCCAGTTGTTCGGGTGGGGCTTCATCCGATCCGCCAGCCCATGTGCAGCCCAGGGAGCGGGCGAATTCCTGTGTTTTCGTATCGCCAGGACGGGTGAAGGCATAGACCGAACGCCCCTGCCACACCGCCACCTGTGCAATGATATGGGCTGCGGCCCCAAAGCCGTAAAGCCCGATGCTGCGTGCCTCCTTGCCCGCCATGACCAGCGAGCGCCAGCCGATCAGTCCCGCGCACAGCAGGGGGGCGGTGGCCACGTCGTCATCGCCTTCGGGCAGGGGGAAGGCAAAATGCGCGTCCGCCACCGCCAGCGTGGCGTAACCGCCATCGCGCGTGTAGCCGGTGAACAGCGGGTGGTCGCACAGGTTCTCGTGGTCGGTTTCGCAGTAGTGGCAGCAGCCGCAGGTGTGGCCCAGCCATGGAATGCCCACGCGCTGGCCCATGTGCAGCCCCTCCACATTCGGACCAAGCGCGTCGATCCGGCCCACGATCTCGTGCCCCGGTGTCAGGGCGTGACCGGGAAAGGGCAGATCGGCATCCACCACATGCAGGTCGGTGCGGCATACGCCGCACGCCCCGACCTTGACCCGGATCTGCCCCGGCCCCGGCTGCGGGTCGGGCAGTTCGGTCCATTGCAGGGGGGTATGGGGGGCAAGCAGCCGCATTGCGTACATGGTCCGCTCCTTGGAAGCTGTTTGAAAAGCCTGCCTGAAGACCATCCCGCACTCATGAGAAAATTTCAAAAGACGCCGCCTTTTTGAAAAAGACAGTATTTTGAATTTTTATCATTTCTTATCAATGGGTTGTTTTCAGGCAGTCTCTATAACTGGACGTGTGCAGGAGAACGTAAGTTATCACATCCGTTTCTGTGCGGGCATGACATGTATCATCACAGCCTCATGACCCAGCGCGGTAAGGGGTCATGGCATCAAGGGCAGGCAGTTCGGCCATGATGGCCGCGCGTTCATGGCCCAGAAACTCAGCCACCGCCACACGTAGGCCGGGATGGCTGATCCAGTGGGCGGAATGGGTCAGGCATGGCCGGTAGCCGCGCTGTAGCTTGTGCTCGCCCTGCGCACCGGCTTCCACCCGTTTCAGACCGTGTTCGATGGCAAAGTCGATGGCGCGGTAATAGCACAACTCAAAATGCAAAAAGGGCCAGTCATGGCCCGAAAGCCGCCCCCAGTTGCGCCCGTACAGCGTATCGCGCCCCATCAGGTTGAGTGCGCCTGCCACCGGTACGCCGTCTTGCCGCGCCACCATGAGTACGACCCTATCCCCCAGCCGTTCTGACAGCAGCGGGAAGAAGCCGGGCTGCAGGTAGGCGCTGCCCCACTTGCGGTCCACGGTGGAGAGGTAGAACTGGTAGAAATCATGCCATAGCGCTTCGGTAATCTCTGCGCCACGATAGGCATGGAAGGTCAGCCCGCAGGCATTGGCATCGCGCCGTTCACGCCGGATGGCCTTGCGCTTGCGTGAAGCGAGTGCGTCCAGAAAATCATCAAAGTTGCCGTAGCCGGCATTCTCCCAGTGGTACTGCACGCCAAGGCGCTGTAGCCAGCCATTTTCGCCCAGCAGGTCATATTCATGCTGTGTGCAGAAGGTGACGTGGATGGAGGAGAGATCGAGTTCCCTGCACGCCTGCTGTAGCGCACGGCCGGCCAGCAGGCGGCGGGCATCGGCATTGGGCACCTCACCCACCAGCAGGCGTGGCCCCGGCACGGGGGAGAAGGGCACGGCCACCTGCAATTTCGGGTAATACTGCCCCCCTGCCTGGGTAAAGGCCTGTGCCCATTGCTGGTCAAACACGTATTCGCCAAAGGAATGGCCCTTGGCGTAAAGCGGGGCCACCGCCAGCAGGTGGCCCGCGCCATCGCGCAGGGCAAGGTGCTGGGGCAGCCAGCCCGTGGCAGGGCCGGTGGAGCCGCTATCCTCCAGCGCCGAGAGGAAGGCGTGGCTGGCAAAGGGGTTGTCATCCCCCGCGCAGGCATCCCACTCGTGTGCCGGGATTTCCGCAATCCTGCGGTGTAGGATCATGGTGGTGCCGGTCATGACGGGCACTGCGCGGTAAGGGCGGCGTGGTGTGCTGGGGTCATGACAGGCTCCCTGCCGTGTGGGTTACATCCGTGTTCAGCCGATTTCAAATAGCCCCTCGACCTCAACGGCCGAATCGAGCGGCAGCGAGGGTACGCCCACGGTGGAGCGTGCGTGACGGCCCGCATCACCAAACACCGCCACTGCGAGGTCGGATGCGCCATTCATGACCGTGGCATGCTGGGTGAAATCGGGCGTGCAGGCAATGAATCCGCCTAGCCGGACCACGCGCTTCACGCGCGAGAGGTCGCCAAGGGCGGCCTTAACCTGCGCGATCACGTTGATCATGCTGTAGCGTGCGGCCTCGACCGCCAGTTCCACCGGCACGCTACCACCCAGCTTGCCGGTAGTGAGCAGCCTGCCATCGACCAGCGGCAACTGACCCGACACCACCAGCGACGATCCGCTGATCACGGTACCGACGTAATTGGCAACAGGCGAGGCGGGAGTGGGCAGGATGATACCAAGCTGCTTGAGGCGCTGTTCGGGCGTGGTGTCGGGCATCGGGTCGTCCTTCTTCATCAGGGGGCGGGCAGTCACGTCAGGCTGGATCAGCCGACCAGGCGCAGCCTGCGCCGCCGTGGGGGTGTGTCATCGCCATCGTCATTGCCGGAACCGGGCAGGTCAAGCGGCAGCATGGGGGCGGGGCTGTCCGCCATGATTTCCTCATGCGGGGCATCGGGTAGCCTGCGGCCCAGATAGGCATCGGACAGGGCACGGAAGGCGTAGTCCAGCATGGATGTCGCATAGGATGCAACCGGGTCGCCCTCCACCGTGCCGGCGGGGCCGAATTGGGTGTAGGCAAAGGCCTCGACATAGCTTTCCAGCGGTACGCCGTACTGCAGGCCGATGCTGACCGCCTGGCCCAGCGTGTCCATGAGGCCACGCACCATCGGGCTTTCGCGCGTGGGTGTCAGGCTGATCTCGCCCAGTGCGCCATCGGCGTATTCACCCGTACGCAGGAACAGGCGGTGGCCGCCCACGCTGGCTTTTTGCGTAAAGCCGCCATGGCGGGCGGGCAGGGGGCGGCGCACGCCGCGTTCCAGCCCCGCACGGGTGGCCAGCACATCGCGCGTGGCGTCGGGGCGCGGGGGCGCGCGGTCCACGAAGCCGCTCAGGGCGCGGTGCATGGCCTGGTGGGAGGCGGCGCTGGGTAACGGCAGCACGCTCTCGCCCGCAAGGGTTGCGGCAAAGGCGGCCTCCAGCGTCAGGCCCCTGCACGCCAGGCGGGCCAGCGTGCTCGTAGCTAGCCGCCCATCCGGGCGCAGTGGGGAAAACACGGGGGCCAGACCGCAGGCTTCCACGCCCAGCAGCGCGTCGATCGGGCCGGAGGTGGAAAAGCCGGTTTCCACCCGTGCGGCGGGCTGGTCGATTTCCACCGCGGCTTCCTGCCACACGTTGCGTGCAATCTGGCTCACACCGGGCAGGATGCTGCGGACGGGGGGCAGGGGCATGGCGTCCGCACCCTCGCCCGCATGGGCTACCAGGGTGGCCAGCGCCACGATGCTGCACGCAGCATCGCGCCCGGACTCGCTATCATAATCGAAGCCTAGCCCGGCCAGGCAGGCATCGAGGTTGGTCAGCAAAAGGGAACCGGCAACGCAGGGGGGCTGCGGCGGCATGGCGGGGGGAACGGCGCGCAGGTGGGAGGCTGTCCGCTGCGTGGGGTCGGGCAGGGGCAGTTCGCCATTGCACAGGGGCTGCCTGTACTGCGCGATCATACGCAGCATGCGTGCCAGCAACCGGAGTGCTGCCACGAAGTCACGCGCCATGAAGCTGTTGTCGGCTTCCACAAACGCAGCCAGGTTGACCACAAAGCCGGGCCTGCGGTCATGATGGCCATGCCACAGATCCTGTGTGGGAGCGGCCTGGCGCATCAGCAGCAGGCACGACAGCGCGCGTGCCACCGGGCGCACGGCCGGTCCGGCCGTGCTATCCATGCACAGGTCATCTATCCAGTGCGCCGCCTCATCGGGCAGGCTGGCGGGACCATGGCCGGGAGTCAGTCGGGCCAGGGCCTCGGCTGCCGTGTCATCCCAGTCGGCGGGCAGGGTAACGGAACGTGGCGCGTCGTCAGGGTCCGCTGCGGCCTCTACCGTCCGCATGCGCACGCCGTTCCAGTGGCTTCGTGCTGTCATGCCTTCCGTTTTACCGGTGGCCGGCAGTGCTGCGGAACCCGTTTGTGGCGGAGTCGCAACTATACATCCCACTGGGTACAGTGGATATGGGGGATAACTTCCCGTGAGTGGAAAGCTGCGAGCCGCCGCCCGTCCCGCTACATGGGCACGATCCCGCAGATGTGAGGGGCGGAAGTGCATATCCACGTGGACCGTGCGTGCCCGCGCGGACTAGGCTTGGGGCATGGCAAATCTAGGCACCCGTATCTATACCCGTTTCAGGGGGCGGCTGGTCGGCAGGGACGCCGATGGCCGGTGTTATTATGAGGCCCGCACTCCCAACCGCACCGGCGGCGGGGAAAAGCGCCACGAGCGCTGGGTCATATACCACAAGGGCGAGGACGCATCCGCCGTGCCGCCAGAATGGTGGGGCTGGCTGCACCATATGGATGCCACCCCCCTGCCCGAAAGCGCGCGCCAGCCCTGGCAGCAGCAGTGGCAGCCCAACCAGACCGGCACGGCAGCGGCCTATCACCCCCCCGGCAGTGACCTGCGCGGCGGGCAGCGGGCTTCTACCACCAGTGATTATGAGGCATGGTACCCCGAGGGATGAAACCCGTGGCGTAACCTGCTAGGGTGCCCGCCATTGGACATTGGGGAAGCATTGTCACCATGGTTGCTGCTGTTTCAGGGCGCGCGGGCC
It contains:
- a CDS encoding RidA family protein, giving the protein MPDTTPEQRLKQLGIILPTPASPVANYVGTVISGSSLVVSGQLPLVDGRLLTTGKLGGSVPVELAVEAARYSMINVIAQVKAALGDLSRVKRVVRLGGFIACTPDFTQHATVMNGASDLAVAVFGDAGRHARSTVGVPSLPLDSAVEVEGLFEIG
- a CDS encoding NADH-ubiquinone oxidoreductase subunit NDUFA12 family protein, with product MANLGTRIYTRFRGRLVGRDADGRCYYEARTPNRTGGGEKRHERWVIYHKGEDASAVPPEWWGWLHHMDATPLPESARQPWQQQWQPNQTGTAAAYHPPGSDLRGGQRASTTSDYEAWYPEG
- a CDS encoding TSCPD domain-containing protein, with protein sequence MTARSHWNGVRMRTVEAAADPDDAPRSVTLPADWDDTAAEALARLTPGHGPASLPDEAAHWIDDLCMDSTAGPAVRPVARALSCLLLMRQAAPTQDLWHGHHDRRPGFVVNLAAFVEADNSFMARDFVAALRLLARMLRMIAQYRQPLCNGELPLPDPTQRTASHLRAVPPAMPPQPPCVAGSLLLTNLDACLAGLGFDYDSESGRDAACSIVALATLVAHAGEGADAMPLPPVRSILPGVSQIARNVWQEAAVEIDQPAARVETGFSTSGPIDALLGVEACGLAPVFSPLRPDGRLATSTLARLACRGLTLEAAFAATLAGESVLPLPSAASHQAMHRALSGFVDRAPPRPDATRDVLATRAGLERGVRRPLPARHGGFTQKASVGGHRLFLRTGEYADGALGEISLTPTRESPMVRGLMDTLGQAVSIGLQYGVPLESYVEAFAYTQFGPAGTVEGDPVASYATSMLDYAFRALSDAYLGRRLPDAPHEEIMADSPAPMLPLDLPGSGNDDGDDTPPRRRRLRLVG
- a CDS encoding zinc-dependent alcohol dehydrogenase family protein; amino-acid sequence: MYAMRLLAPHTPLQWTELPDPQPGPGQIRVKVGACGVCRTDLHVVDADLPFPGHALTPGHEIVGRIDALGPNVEGLHMGQRVGIPWLGHTCGCCHYCETDHENLCDHPLFTGYTRDGGYATLAVADAHFAFPLPEGDDDVATAPLLCAGLIGWRSLVMAGKEARSIGLYGFGAAAHIIAQVAVWQGRSVYAFTRPGDTKTQEFARSLGCTWAGGSDEAPPEQLDATIIFAPVGALVPAALKAVHKAGRVVCAGIHMSEIPAFSYDLLWEERQIVSVANLTRQDGLDFLEIVPRVGIRTTTTPYPLRDANKALDDLRHGRFEGAAVLVP
- a CDS encoding GNAT family N-acetyltransferase, coding for MTGTTMILHRRIAEIPAHEWDACAGDDNPFASHAFLSALEDSGSTGPATGWLPQHLALRDGAGHLLAVAPLYAKGHSFGEYVFDQQWAQAFTQAGGQYYPKLQVAVPFSPVPGPRLLVGEVPNADARRLLAGRALQQACRELDLSSIHVTFCTQHEYDLLGENGWLQRLGVQYHWENAGYGNFDDFLDALASRKRKAIRRERRDANACGLTFHAYRGAEITEALWHDFYQFYLSTVDRKWGSAYLQPGFFPLLSERLGDRVVLMVARQDGVPVAGALNLMGRDTLYGRNWGRLSGHDWPFLHFELCYYRAIDFAIEHGLKRVEAGAQGEHKLQRGYRPCLTHSAHWISHPGLRVAVAEFLGHERAAIMAELPALDAMTPYRAGS